AAAGAACATTGTCACTCAATATCCGCCGGTATACTAGATGCAGGACTTCGAAACAAGGATCTTAAATATCTACTGTACTCTAGCTCTCATTGGAACTGTTGTTAATCCAGCGCTGTTGAAATAGTTGAAGAAAGTCTCATTTTCTCACCAAAGTAGTTTATCGATCACCAGTGTTATGTATCTCATTGGACCGCATATAGGTCGgcacagaaaaacaaaatatgttCGACGACATCTACTTTTAGATTATATGCAATAGTTGTTAGTTATCCCATCGATGAAACAAACATAACTCCAAAACTAATCAAAAAGTATCCCATCACACTGAATAAGAAGACCATTTGAAGCCCATTTTTCACCATTGTGTTGATCAGGTGCCGGTGCGTAGCGTAGTTCtcaaatataaaaattaaaagtcACTCACGAAATGTTTCACTACtttacttttctttctttggttCATCctttaatgttttcattctcTTGGAAATAGTCACTTCCTTTGTCACTGTAGCAGTTTTACTTGCATTCTGCCTTAAGACTAAgttatttttctttgttttaccGGATTTTTTActtgccttctttttttgtgttttctgtcATATTTAATCACTTTGATTATTCGTTACTAACCTTCACTTTAATTTTACCTTCCTGCTCTGTTCGTCATATTCTGGACCTCGGCTTTTCAGTGTATataaactaaaataaataCATTCTTTCGTATATATAATAACACATTTAATAAACCGTTCCGCTTTACATTGTGTAGCAGCATGTTCCACTCATTCACTCTATTCTCACGTTCCTGCAATTTTCTGCGTTATATTGACCGAACGCGTTTTGTCACAGTTCCTCAACATTCAACGGTAACCTCTCTTCGTTGGCGGCTCCTTGGCAAGGGTTATCtatttttatctttcattcaaatttattttctgTACGATGGTAGTACACTTATCGATTTTCTCGGTCAATGAACTTCCCTTCGTAATTATTGATTATGGATTTGTATTTGAAAATATGTTTGACTCATTACTGCaaccgtttgctgtttgcatTGGTTTAGTTCAGCTGCTATTGTTGTCCTCTCATTTCAGATGATTCTTCAGCGATAATAATGCGAACATGGATACCAATTGTAGGGTTAAGTTTTTCCGAAACTTAACGCGGAAAGGTAGTAGCTAATAGAAGGAAGCTTTACGTTGTGCAACGAAAGTATTAGTACCATTCATATTTGAATGGTTGTGTCACTAAGTGCTAGTCATAATATGATATTCGTTTTCCAGTAATATCACCAAATAATAGTTTTTTGTGTGACTAGAACCATGCATCTGCCACAATCGATCTTCATAGTTTGGCGTACCGCTTTGTGCTTTGCTTTCAAACGAAATTTGTTATTTTAGGAACGCACAGGTCATTGTCTTTGTCTTGCTCTGTTATCGGTTATCGTTTCACTCCATTCCATTAGCAATGGTTTCCATTAGAAATGGGCAGCAACAAAAGCTGCTCCCAATCACAATCTGTTGTATTAATTTAATTGTCCACCAAGGGTTAAAAAAATTGTACCATTGTATTGTTGGAGCAGCTTTGCGTAAGATTGTATCCATTATAACGTCCATTTAACCCAAATTCACGAAGCCAAATATCTAAAGAGCTTTCCCTGCGCCTAATAAAATAGAATTATCCTGTTAGTGAATATAAATGAAATCTGACAATGCATTGGGAATTATTCTGTTTGTCCAGGATGCTGATGgtttaaccatatttttgtttaaagattatattttgtttttccatgtCCCTTGAGATCCCTTAGGTTCTTCCCATCAATTGATTGTAGTCAGATTTGGAATAACCAAATGGGATTTTTTGATTCAATTGAAGCGATTTAATGCATAATCTTGATCTTTTTCCAAACGCAAGCCAAAAGCAAATTAATTTACCAAAATTCAGTATGGAAATCAAATTTTCCGTTGTTTATTAATATACGAAGCCATTAGCGCCGTTTTTAACTCACTCCCGTCGGGACCCTATCCATCGTATTTGTACATCCCATTTGTCGGATTAGACATCCTTTATGAACTGCAACGATCCACTAATCAAACACAACGCACCTCATTTGCTGGTACTAAACATTTCAACACTCTCTCCGGGAGTATGTCTCCTCTTTCGATCCACGTTTTCAGCACCCATCGCATTGATCCTGACGCGTTCACGCTGTCTTCATTTATCCCTGTCCGCTATCACTGGTTGATTGAGAACATTCATTATGTTCCATTGTGAAAAACATGTTACGATAAATAGAAGAAATCTTCGAATAGTGCTACATCTTACGACAGCTGGTCCATAAGGGCAGGTAAAGTAAAATGAGTAGCTGTGGATCAGCGAATCTATTGTTGTTATGTTCTGTTGTGCAATGTTGCGGAGGTCAAGGACTTGTGATGGCAACTGGTTCACCCATTTTATTCGGAACCGACACCATATCAAGCAAACTCACAAGAGCTTGCTCCCTGTCCCGCTGTTTCACTCTGCCACGCTGTCGAAACGACACGCTTCACGACAATTCCTGCAATAGATTCGAAGTGCTTTCGAATGTCACTCCCGTATCAAACTTATACGCTTAAATAAACATCTTACTCGCTGCTGTAGCTACACTTCTCTACCAATAGCATATTGTTATAACTTGTTTGTCTTTCGAGCGCAGTCTCACGTACATATATgatcatgctgttgctgttgttgctgctgtttgtggcTTTGCAATAGGTTTAGCTATTCTGTTTGTTAAAAACGGTTCAGCATTGCTCGCTAGCGAGCGAGGCTCGGTCGATCAGTACGATAGGCAGGCTACAATCAGCTAAGATGTTACGCTTTCTTTTTGTCTACTGGCTTTTTCGCGTGGACAAAATGCGCCTCATGGGCACAAATCATCTTCGAAACCGAGGTTATCTCGCTCGATTCGTTATCGGATCACATTATATTCTTAAATTTAGCTGTTGTATTTTTTTAGCTCttttttgtgtgagtgtgttgctttttttgctATCCCTTCTCTTTATTCTTGTTGTCTGTTTTCTAGAATGGTTTATCGCTACGAAACGTTGCTGTTTACGGTTATTAGTTTAGTGGTTTGTTTCATGTTCTCTTATGCTTCTGGTTATACTTCTGGGTGAGACTGTCTTTGATCAAATCCGTCCCACTCGTTCCGGACGAGCCACAGCAGGATACGGTGTCAGTTTGTAAAGGTTTACCGAAGCGTTTTCGTGGCCTTGTTACCACCGTAACCACTGCTGTGCTGCGGGCGCGGTGTGAATTGTCGTGCTGATGCTATGAAATATcatcgtttgatgtttgttaTAGTTCAATATTTTACGTACACCAATTATCACTTACCCGGCATAACCATGTTCATAGTTGGGTAGACACCGGCTAGAGGACGTATTTCATTTGGAGGCGATCGACGGCTCTGGGGTAGCGCTAGTGAGggctaaaataaaaaaggacaaaacagTCAATGAATGATCATAACCGACATTGTAACGTTTGCGATGCGCATTCAAAAGTGTACTCACAAAGTACGAGTGTCCGATCTTAACGTACGACATCCCAGGGGTAGCATTGATTGGGATCAGCTGCTGATGGTACGGTTCAACCgcagcggcggctgcagctACGGCCGTGTTATGCATAACTGTTGCAGCCGTTGCAGTCAAAGCGTGCGTATGGTGTGTAGCGTGTCCCCCATTGTTGGTTCCACTAGTGCCACCATTCGTTCCTCCTacggtgctactgctgccagcGTTTCCATTATTACTCCCAACACTACCCcctcgttgtgtgtgcgtacctCCGGGTGTATAGTAGGACGCCTGTCCGTGTGGTCCTGCGGCGGCCAGCGGTTGACCACTGCCCGGTGGACCCGCGGTGTAGTAATGAGTCGCCGCTGctcctgcagctgcaccaccaccaccaccaacagcagatccatggtgatgatgatgttgtagttgttgttgcggcggctgctgctgttgctgttgctggctagTGTTTACGCtgccatgatgatgctgcgggtgttgtggatgatgatggttttgatgTGGACCGCTAGGAACCACAGCATGACCACCATGGTGTCCACCATGAGTTGTTGGAGTCGACGAGTGATTGCTACTACCGCCGTGCGccccctgatgatgatggtgtggatgtggatgatggtgggcaACGGCATTAGGATgggcagccggtggtggtatcggACCGCCGGTCGGATGGCCGTGCTCATGcacagacgacgacgtaaTACTGTTCGGCGAACCGTTACTTTCGTTCGAGTTCGTGCTCGGCGTGTTCCGACTGTTCACTACGTGATGGTAGCTGTTCGATGTAGTGAAGCCACGCTTCAGATCCAGATTTGGGGGCTTCGAAGATCGATTTAACCGTGATTTGTCACTCATCGCTCCACCAGTGGCCGAGGGTGGCACCGTATTGGCCACCATCGTTGGAAGCGTCGGTATCAGAGGAGGTTTACTGTTCGTCGGTGCCCCGCCTGATTCATGACGGTTACCTCCCTTACCCGGTGGCGGAGGTCCTAGTATTAGTGGTCCCCCGGTTGCCCCTGTCGTTGGCCCAGCAGTATTGTTCCCTGTATTCGTCGCATAGCTGCCACCACCTTTATTGTTCGGCTGATAGGTGCTCGTTCCTGCCGGACCGGTTACCGGGCCGTTCGGTGTCATCTGTCGCACGCCGGTGCCGGCGGCAGTGCTATAGTTAAAATAGCTGCCTCCTGAGCTGGGCGCGTTTGGTAGCCTCCCTTTGCTGCTACCCTGATAACCACCGGGGCCACCATTTTTGCGCTCTTCAACTATTTGGCCACCATAATGATGATGTACGCTGGTAGCTGTTACGCTGTAGCCTCCTGCACCGGGACCGTGCTGTACCATGGGAGGCGTCGGAAACAACGGTACACTACctccctttccaccaccatgATGAGCCGGCAGCGACATCGGTAACGAGAGCGGTGTACTCGGAGTCGACTGGGGCGTCTGTGCGTTCGCGGTACCGTTATTGCtaccgtggctgctgctgcttgcgctactgctgctactgttgcttccaccacccccactAGCACCTGCAGTGTTCGGTCCAATAGCATGGCCATAGTGTTGTCCCTGACCGACGGTTGCCTCGgatcctgcaccaccacccgcactACTACCTCCGGCACCATGAggatgcgagtgcgagtgaatTGGGTTATGGTGTGGGTGTGACGGTTGATGCTgtggttgctgatgttgctgctgctgctgctggtgatggtgatgatggtggtggtggcccgatGCTGACGATTGCGGTGCAgcatggtggtggaatggagcGGCAGTGGGAAGCATCGAGTTGACTGCCGCTGTGGCCGCGGCCGTCGAGTGAGGATGGGCAGCTAGCGGACTAGCGAAAGGAAGCATATTCGGATAGAGAGGCTGTGGAAAGGCGGCGTACATCGGGGCACCAGCGGCCGACGACGGATCGGGCAATGGTACGGGAATATTCGTAGCGTACGGAGAGATCGGAACGGGCGTAACTGATGCGCTGTGATTCGACGGTGGCGCTGGCAGTGGCTGTGACGGGGCATGCCCTTGCCCAACATGATTGTTCGGAGGCGTTCCGTTACGCTTTCCTCCCATGCCAGGACCAGCCGTGCTGGTACCAGCCACCGTGCCATGCGTTGCGGACGCAGCATtggtggttgtgatgatgCCAGCACTACCAGCGCCATTCGTTGGCGTTTGTGCAATAGGCGACGGCATGATAAGTGACGGTCCGCCAACCGTTGCCGATTGTACCGGCGCTTGAGGAACGTAGTAAGTAATAGGTTGGTTCCAGTAGTTTTGGTACGTAGCACCTGGAATTGATAGTGAACAGAATGATATCTTGTTTAAGGATTTCCGATCCCGATTTGGTCGCAACGACCACCTCCAGACCACCTACCATTGAACGGATATCCGATACCGATCGGGTAGCTGATTGGATACTGTGAGAGCTGTGCGGCCGCGGCTGCCTGTGCCGTCGGGAACTGGTCGGACGAGTAGACGAGCGGATTCTGGTAGAGCGGTGTACCACCgtaggcagcggcagcggccgctgcggcTGCCGCCGTAGGTGTGTAAGCGATCGGATGTAATACTGTCGAAGGGGCGCCAGCCGATGCGGTATAGATAGAGGCACCGGGTGTCGAGCAAAGGCTGGCCGCATCTCGCTGTTGCGGATCAAACACGGGCACGAAGTATCCACCGGACATCTCGCTCGGATCCATCGTCGTTGGATATGTGTAGACGAGGGAGGACGGTACCGCATAGATAGAACCGTCCGGCTGATGGTACACGATGAAGAGAACTTGTTAGCGAACTGGTAACTGGAATCGAAAGCCCTCCAACGCTCGTACAAACTACCTACCCCGGTCTGATATGTTGTCGTTGACAGAGCCGGCGTACCGTAGACGGTAGTGCCCGGAtgtccaccacctccaccatcgTACGTGACGGTGTACGCTCCAACGGATGCACCaggcgcaccaccaacaccaccggtaGGTGTTGCCGAGCTGGTATAGCTAGCCAGTGGAACGACGGTCTGCACCACGTTGGCCACCTTCACCATATCGTTCTTCTTATCCACTTCTTCTACCTCCTCCTGACCGGCATCGGTTGGAGTTTCACTCCGATCGTCTccttcatcatcctcgtccacATCTTCACCTGCATCTAGCGTAGTGCTACTGCTGACGGGCTCGTGCACTTGGAGTAGCTGTACAGCCGATGCTACCGATGATTCGACAGGCTCTAGATCTGAAACTAATGTTAGTTTATCGCCGCATTCGGTCTCACTGGCTGTCGTTGACAATGCAATACAGGAAGCCACTTCTGCGGACCCACCGACAGCTGACGGTTCCACGTCATTCCGATGGACAAGAACATCGTCTACCAGCACCGGGGTTGAACTCAAGGCAGTACTGACGAGATTGCCATGATGGTCGCTCTGATTAGTGCCGTATTGAATCTacaaaaagcaaataataGCCAATGTACCATCATCTCCTCAAAGTACTTCCAAACCATCGTTTAAAAGACTTACTTCATTCATATCAACTGGTTGCAATtcgctggccagcagcatagGACTAGTAGCTTGATGTTTCTGCAGCTTCATCGCACCAAGCTCGTTGGTCGTTTGTGAGATTTCATCGCAGATGCTAGAGCTCTCTGCAATTAACAATGGCACAGCAAGGTATTCCTCCATTAATCAAACGTTTCTGAACTGGTTTCCTATTTTTCGGATACTCTTACCGTCTAGATCCGCATTGTCTTTCGTAGTGTCAAGCAATGGTAGGCCACCTGTTCCGCCGGTGCCATCGTAGCACCCGAGTTCGTTTACCACCTCCTCGGTGATGGTCGtcggcgttgtcgtcgtaaTGGTAGTGATGGGATTATCGCCCAACGGCGTCATGGCCTGTGTTTGCTGGCCACAGTCAACCGTTCGACCCGCAAACGATGCCTCTATCGGGCTCTCCAGGGAGCTGCTACTTTGCGGATTGTGCTTGCTGCTAAAggatttttgcttttcgaACTTTCGCTTCGACACCTTGCCGTTGCCTGGCCACGGTCCACCCGCTGCCGGTGGTAGGTTGGAGGGATCGAAATGATACAGCGTACTGCAACAGCATGAGTGTCATGCAAAGAGAACGGTTGGCAGGATTACACGGAATGCATTCCGGTTGGTGTCCAGCGCTAAACTTACCCATCCTGATTGACGATCGGTTGGAAGGTTTGTGGATCAATCAATACGCTGCCCTTCGGTACGCTTGCCATATCGGTGACAGCCCACATGACACCGCACGTGGAGGAAGGTGATGTGCCGCACGGTTCCGGTGTGTGATCTCCACTGCCGTAACCGGTCGGCGATGGCGTTACCgagtcggatcggatcgattgcGTTTTGTAGCTGGAAGTAAGGTAGGACCTGCGTTGAAGGTAATCGTTACTTATCAATCGATTCGGAAGATTACCGGATTCATAGAAAGCATCGCGAATGGATCGAACGTAATCACGTGTATTGAGAAACTGATTTAACTTCCATTTCTTGGAGGATTGCTACATCCAACCAATAACTTTCTAACactcaaagaaaagaaactaCTTTAAGTCGTTTAATCTCGAGCATCGGCTCTAATGATTACAAGGATCTTTACGACGAATCGATTCAATCCAATCGTTTCGCTAtccgcgaacgcgcgcgcattcAATTTCCGGAGAAACTTCCGATGTGTCCTGTTTACATACCCGCTGCTCGATGGCGACAACCTCCATGGAGTATTCGCGCTGGCATTCGAGTCCTGCTTCGTGAACAGCCGAGCACCGGCACTTTTCGTCGATGTGATCGAATCACCCCGCAATAGAGAGGCATTCTGCGATGAACCACCGTAGCCACCGAAGCTGTGCGATTTGGAAACGCATGGTCGCTCATCCGATCGTCCTTCGATTGACTGTAGTGCGAGCGAAGATGACGGTAGCggccaaagaaagagagcattGAGTTCATATTAGATCGGAGATAATAATGGTTACGAGGTGCGCtagcacatgcacatgcacaacGGAGGGTGTGAGTTTCGGATCCGCCATGCTACTGCCACCACTGTGACGTACCACTGATTGTACTTTCAGCAAGCGATTGTTCTGCAGCTTTTGCTGATGCCGTGGACCGACATTCATATCGGTCAGCATCGGACCCATATCGCCTCCACCGACATCGGTAGAGATCCACTGCCACTGGTCAGGTTCGGAATCGTGCTGAAAGTCAACCGGGCGGTCGAATCCAGGCGCAATCCAAGGGGCAAGGAGCAAGATAAGGAGTAACGAGTGGTAACGGGCGAAGGGTGAGGGAAAGGAAATgggagaaagaaacaaaatgacaAGGATATAGACATTTGTTTTACACTAGATATGTTCTACCTAGATATGTTTTACCGCTAAATATGTAAAAGAATTATCTAGATTAACAACTGTGTTTAACAACTGTCAGCAAATTCCCTAGCTTTTCTTCACATTTTCTGATTCTAATCGATAAAATCCAAGAAAACGAATCGCTAACATTGTGTTATTGAATTCAATTGCTATTATCCGATGTATTTCAGGTGCTGCAATCTACGTCTCTCTCAAACAGACAACTGCAGCATAATATGATGTAGCAGAAAAGGCAAAAGACCTTCTGTGGGAAGTTGCTGACATTAAGCCTTAAAACACACATTTACTCTGCGAATGTAACTAATGCGGCGCCAAACTTACCTCGCCACGGTTCTTGAAGAGTCGTCGCTTCGTCTTATCGTACTCCTCTTCGCGTTCTTCGAAGCTTTTCGCCTTCCGGTCGAGCATGCCACGGTCGGGGCAGTGAAGTAacccactgccactgccaccggaacCTACCCCTCCTGCGCCACCACCTCCAAAGCGGTGATACTCGTCGAAGCTGTGCGTATCGCGCTTCAGTATCGATTTGCGCGGCTCCTCCGAGAAGCTGTCCGAAATCAGGTTCTTGAACCGTATCTCCGGGATGCGCGTACCGGACGTTACCTCCGCAATCACGCACTGTTGCGTCGCGTCCACGTTGTGCTCCATGCCGAAGTACGCCGCCACCCGATGGATCAGCATGCGGTTGTAGGAAGACATGGGCGGAAATTTCATCTGGCTGCGGCTCCGGTCCATCGCCAGCGCTAGCAGCTCCTTTTCGATCTTCATCAGCATGTTGCGGTCCTTGAAGTTCTTGTTTAGCGTTTCTTTGAAGAACTGCAGCAAATTCACGCCACTCTGATCGGTGAACTGTTCGCACGAGTCTCGGGAACCGGCGAACCCACCGCTACCGCTAGCGTTTCCTGggcccgcaccaccaccgcttccgGCGGAGACAGTGGGAggtccagctccagcagggCCACCGTCAACACTGGAGGACGAGCCTCCGCTCATGTTTTTTAATCTCGCTGCCTTGCTGCCTCCTCCCTTACCGGAAGCACCACTGCGCTTCTTGCCaccgctaccactaccaccattatTACCGCTGGCGGTGTTCGCGGCCGGGGTGCTCGGAGTGCCGGTTGCATTGTTACCAGCGCCGGCGCCCAATAGATTGATGGCTCCGCTGCTACCGCCACTGCTTCTCATAAGGCTCTCCGTAGGACTATCGCACTGTATGTAACGGGTTTCCGTTTCGTGCGAAAACTGTATGTTGATCTGGCTGGTTGCATCGGCTTCGCTGTCGTCGTGCTGGTTACCGGCAAAGTAGACTTCCCTCGGTTGCTGTGCtgactgctgttgatgatggcgatgctgatggtggttgttgtggtgatgctgctgttgctgattctGACGTCCCTCGTTATCACAATAATTACTGTtcgctgatggtgctgatgaggTCAACACTGATGACATCGGCGTGCCATGGTTGCGACTCTCTTCGTCGTCCCGGTTtgaacggtgctgctgctgttgctcctcggTCGCTGCCCCGACGGAAACGGCTAGCACACTTTGGCATTGTGTTGCCATCCCTCTGCGATTCGATCCACCGAGGTGCGGTTCAACTCCGTCCGGCTGATCGAAACTGCTGCTCGATCCCGAATCCTGGCTGCTACTACCCGTTGCCACTAGCAGAGGTTCCCTCTGGGTCAGTCTACCATTCGTTTCAGCACCGCAGACGTTGGAGTTCGTTGTCGAAGAAGCCGAATCGCAGCCTACTTTACCTCCTTCGCCAACCGCACGATTAGCATTCGTTTTGCTCGACACGTTGGCCGCCGTGCTACCGGCGCTGTTGCTCTGACCGCCACCGTTCTTAGCCGCCTTGGAGGGAACATGAAGGGAGCTGCcgttgctaccgttgctggTTGCGTTCGGATTGAAGGACGTTTTCGGTGGCGTCAGCTTTGGAAAGTCTACATCTAGCTGACTTTTACCGTTCGGCGAGCTGTTACCGTTCGGAACGTGTTTGCCGTGGCGGGGTTCCCCCGAGGGTACAGTAGAATCACTGGACCCGTCCACGGGCGACCGCTCGAGCTGGCAGGCGGCAGTACCGTTGATGAGCGgcgtaccatcaccatcgctagCAATGGCGGCGGTACTGTGGTCGATGTTGGTTGTTGTAGCCCCGCCACCgggactgttgctgttgctgctgctgctcccgctaAGCTGATCGGTCGGAGATCGTGGTGTAGGCGTCCGGGGCGGGGAAGTTGACTCACGCATGGCGTGACTACGGGTTAAATGCTTGCCTTTTCCACCAGCAAACTGAAAGTagagagcaaacaaacacaccatcgTTAACTAGCTTAAACTTCTTGTCGAATGCCACTTTCTGATGGCGGATGTAGACGGAGCGGATGGACGGAGCGGAAGGATCAATTTGATGCAAAtcatgttttattgatttaacaaacttaatttcaattaaaatatacTCCAACTTCATCCACATCGACCACATTACAGCTAATCATCGAtggatagcaaaaaaaatccaatcaaaaccGACACATAATTGATTTTTGTGAAGTGATTTGAGGCCACTAATTGATGTGACGGATCGTTCGCTTGCACGCGGACGAGTGTTTAATTGATAGGATCACACCAATCCACACTTTCATAGGCCGACGAGACCGACAAACCAGAACGACCCTCACACAAGCAACCAGGACAACAATTAGGCAACCCTCCTGGCGGGCAAAAGTTTGTTACCTTCGACACGCCAACCAAATGAAAGGTTAATTAAAATTCCTAACCTCACCACGTAGCTCAACGGTCGTGCAAAGTCGTCTCCTCTGTCGTCTTAATTGTTAGCCTCTCTCCGAGGGGACCCGGAACAGAGATGGGTCAGTTGCAGATGGGTTGAGATGGCGAAACAAAGTCCCcatcacaacaacaccagatGGTAGGGACCCAGAGGGACGACCGATTCCAAACAGGATTAAGCCGCCAGGTTGGGACTCCATCATCCACACGGCCCTGCTCGGCAGTAGACCTGTGCGAAACTGTTTGCTGCCCTTCTGTTTGCTATCGAACGGTCAATTTGCATCAAATTCGATTACCAGGGCATTTTAACGATTATTAAAATGTTACTCTATTGCGTTCAACTTAAACTAGTGAAATGTTTAAAGTGAAATTATAGTTAAGATGGGTCCGCAATTTTAACCAAATGAACACGAGACACaagaaataaaaccaaacaacgaCAGCCAAATCGATTTCCCCAACAGCACTAATCGCTTCCGATGGGTTAGCGGCACGGTGCCAAAATAAATCACACTAATCTGGTTACACCCGCCAACCCGGCCCCCGCGGGTGTGATACGATTACGCGCTCCCGCCGCACAATGATCGAGAGTAGGGTTGATAAATGAATTAACAGGAGAGCACCGAAAGCCACCAGGCACCACCGAGTGGCTACCGTGGAACATAGGGAGCAGAGGGAGCCCAAAACGCGTAGCGAAATAGGGGAAGGAAGTGGCTCATCAACTTTCGGACCCGATCGAATTTATGAACCCCGGTTCGGCCCGTGACCGGCCCTCACCGGGGGCTGTCACCGGGTGCAGCCATCAGTGGGATGACCGGGTGTGGGGAGTTAGTCGGACGTTGgcctcgagcctcgagccTCGACTCGATCTCCTCGGCCCCACCTCAGCAACCTTAACGACCGTGGCGTTTGGCGCTGGCGCCTGTTTGCCTTTCGCTCCTAATGATGGCCGGAAAGGAAAATTACTAGCGGATTAGTTTCCAAATCACTCTTCGTTAGGACAGCATTTACATTGATTAGTGCGGGCGTGCGGGGTGAGCCGGACAGGATACGGGAGTGTCCTCTGGTTGTTGGTGAAGATTAGACAAAATATCAGGCTGCAAAAGTGTATCCGTCAGTCGTTCGATCGGccgcacaaacaacacaccaggccggtggtgttggtggtgagaaCATAAATTCTGAGTTCCTCGACTCTCTGTGATCCTTTCCGATACGAAGCCATGTACCGAGAACGCTGGCTTTGCTTCCGACGGGGCCAACGTGACAACAAACGAGAGTCAATGCTTCTGAAGCCACCTACATTCCAGGCTTTATCCGGGCTTGTTCCTAAAGTATACGGCCGTCTTCCCCTTTAGCCAATTAATTATGG
This sequence is a window from Anopheles darlingi chromosome 3, idAnoDarlMG_H_01, whole genome shotgun sequence. Protein-coding genes within it:
- the LOC125955156 gene encoding protein encore-like isoform X1, whose translation is MGTAVQQQQQQQQQQQQQQQAFTSNTTSPVLPSSSAVDDARGETRGDGTSASTRLTPDTVPVENGFSYSDMPCSPAVVAIGSPTPSSAVAATSPPSATTAVGEGRIAADGRPPMAAADADASDPVVRTSRSAVGSNGTEKDPKSAEPSPSSTNSNRQTATAATMPATAVGNRQQRFAGGKGKHLTRSHAMRESTSPPRTPTPRSPTDQLSGSSSSNSNSPGGGATTTNIDHSTAAIASDGDGTPLINGTAACQLERSPVDGSSDSTVPSGEPRHGKHVPNGNSSPNGKSQLDVDFPKLTPPKTSFNPNATSNGSNGSSLHVPSKAAKNGGGQSNSAGSTAANVSSKTNANRAVGEGGKVGCDSASSTTNSNVCGAETNGRLTQREPLLVATGSSSQDSGSSSSFDQPDGVEPHLGGSNRRGMATQCQSVLAVSVGAATEEQQQQHRSNRDDEESRNHGTPMSSVLTSSAPSANSNYCDNEGRQNQQQQHHHNNHHQHRHHQQQSAQQPREVYFAGNQHDDSEADATSQINIQFSHETETRYIQCDSPTESLMRSSGGSSGAINLLGAGAGNNATGTPSTPAANTASGNNGGSGSGGKKRSGASGKGGGSKAARLKNMSGGSSSSVDGGPAGAGPPTVSAGSGGGAGPGNASGSGGFAGSRDSCEQFTDQSGVNLLQFFKETLNKNFKDRNMLMKIEKELLALAMDRSRSQMKFPPMSSYNRMLIHRVAAYFGMEHNVDATQQCVIAEVTSGTRIPEIRFKNLISDSFSEEPRKSILKRDTHSFDEYHRFGGGGAGGVGSGGSGSGLLHCPDRGMLDRKAKSFEEREEEYDKTKRRLFKNRGEHDSEPDQWQWISTDVGGGDMGPMLTDMNVGPRHQQKLQNNRLLKVQSVSIEGRSDERPCVSKSHSFGGYGGSSQNASLLRGDSITSTKSAGARLFTKQDSNASANTPWRLSPSSSGSYLTSSYKTQSIRSDSVTPSPTGYGSGDHTPEPCGTSPSSTCGVMWAVTDMASVPKGSVLIDPQTFQPIVNQDGTLYHFDPSNLPPAAGGPWPGNGKVSKRKFEKQKSFSSKHNPQSSSSLESPIEASFAGRTVDCGQQTQAMTPLGDNPITTITTTTPTTITEEVVNELGCYDGTGGTGGLPLLDTTKDNADLDESSSICDEISQTTNELGAMKLQKHQATSPMLLASELQPVDMNEIQYGTNQSDHHGNLVSTALSSTPVLVDDVLVHRNDVEPSAVGGSAEVASCIALSTTASETECGDKLTLVSDLEPVESSVASAVQLLQVHEPVSSSTTLDAGEDVDEDDEGDDRSETPTDAGQEEVEEVDKKNDMVKVANVVQTVVPLASYTSSATPTGGVGGAPGASVGAYTVTYDGGGGGHPGTTVYGTPALSTTTYQTGPDGSIYAVPSSLVYTYPTTMDPSEMSGGYFVPVFDPQQRDAASLCSTPGASIYTASAGAPSTVLHPIAYTPTAAAAAAAAAAYGGTPLYQNPLVYSSDQFPTAQAAAAAQLSQYPISYPIGIGYPFNGATYQNYWNQPITYYVPQAPVQSATVGGPSLIMPSPIAQTPTNGAGSAGIITTTNAASATHGTVAGTSTAGPGMGGKRNGTPPNNHVGQGHAPSQPLPAPPSNHSASVTPVPISPYATNIPVPLPDPSSAAGAPMYAAFPQPLYPNMLPFASPLAAHPHSTAAATAAVNSMLPTAAPFHHHAAPQSSASGHHHHHHHHQQQQQQHQQPQHQPSHPHHNPIHSHSHPHGAGGSSAGGGAGSEATVGQGQHYGHAIGPNTAGASGGGGSNSSSSSASSSSHGSNNGTANAQTPQSTPSTPLSLPMSLPAHHGGGKGGSVPLFPTPPMVQHGPGAGGYSVTATSVHHHYGGQIVEERKNGGPGGYQGSSKGRLPNAPSSGGSYFNYSTAAGTGVRQMTPNGPVTGPAGTSTYQPNNKGGGSYATNTGNNTAGPTTGATGGPLILGPPPPGKGGNRHESGGAPTNSKPPLIPTLPTMVANTVPPSATGGAMSDKSRLNRSSKPPNLDLKRGFTTSNSYHHVVNSRNTPSTNSNESNGSPNSITSSSVHEHGHPTGGPIPPPAAHPNAVAHHHPHPHHHHQGAHGGSSNHSSTPTTHGGHHGGHAVVPSGPHQNHHHPQHPQHHHGSVNTSQQQQQQQPPQQQLQHHHHHGSAVGGGGGAAAGAAATHYYTAGPPGSGQPLAAAGPHGQASYYTPGGTHTQRGGSVGSNNGNAGSSSTVGGTNGGTSGTNNGGHATHHTHALTATAATVMHNTAVAAAAAAVEPYHQQLIPINATPGMSYVKIGHSYFPSLALPQSRRSPPNEIRPLAGVYPTMNMVMPASARQFTPRPQHSSGYGGNKATKTLR